Proteins encoded within one genomic window of Mycoplasma phocoenae:
- a CDS encoding SIR2 family NAD-dependent protein deacylase: MWAKQLNKNPTPKELNQWINEADAIVVGIGAGMTSADGIGYSGKRFESNFPDFIKEYRFLDMLQASLYHFPSWQTYWAFQSRFMDLNYFSQPAGESFINLLEILKGKEYFIITTNSDSSLEVAGFDQQKVFYIQGKYNLLQCSAMCHQQRYQMDDLIKEMISKQENMQVPYELLPHCPKCDAFLEVNKRVAYKGMAEDDQFFAEKARYDEFIKKSSNKKVLFWELGVGYTTPQLIKIPFWEMTKSNKNALYIAMNAKNYRVDKEILDRTIAINDDINAFMKQLKKEI; the protein is encoded by the coding sequence ATGTGAGCAAAACAATTAAATAAAAATCCAACACCAAAAGAATTAAACCAATGAATTAATGAGGCTGATGCTATTGTTGTTGGAATTGGAGCGGGAATGACTTCTGCCGATGGTATCGGATATTCAGGGAAAAGATTTGAATCCAATTTTCCCGATTTTATCAAAGAATACCGATTCTTAGATATGTTACAAGCCAGTTTGTATCATTTTCCATCATGACAAACATATTGAGCATTTCAAAGCAGATTTATGGATTTAAATTACTTTTCACAACCAGCGGGAGAAAGTTTTATTAATTTATTGGAAATATTAAAAGGAAAAGAATATTTCATAATTACAACTAATTCTGACAGCAGTTTAGAAGTTGCTGGTTTTGATCAACAAAAAGTTTTTTACATTCAAGGAAAATATAATTTATTGCAATGTAGCGCAATGTGTCATCAACAAAGATATCAAATGGATGATTTGATTAAGGAAATGATTTCAAAACAAGAAAACATGCAAGTACCATATGAATTACTTCCGCATTGTCCAAAATGTGATGCCTTTTTAGAAGTTAACAAGCGTGTAGCTTACAAAGGTATGGCAGAGGATGATCAGTTTTTTGCCGAAAAAGCTCGTTATGATGAATTCATAAAAAAAAGTTCAAATAAAAAAGTTTTATTTTGAGAATTAGGTGTGGGTTATACAACACCGCAGCTAATTAAAATTCCATTTTGAGAAATGACAAAAAGCAATAAAAACGCATTGTATATTGCTATGAACGCCAAAAATTATAGAGTTGATAAAGAAATTTTAGATCGCACTATCGCCATTAATGACGATATAAATGCATTTATGAAACAATTAAAAAAGGAAATTTAA
- a CDS encoding lipoate--protein ligase: protein MILIEPIRNGKYLKDGAYWLAIQVWALNNLNVDDTIVFPAIADPHIQLGYFQNAEVEVNHQFLTDNNISIVRRDTGGGAIYIDSNAVNICYIIPYDKNNNILGNFQKFYEPTIQILKEMGANNIEQTGKNDLTINGRKVSGAAMMLANNKVYGGYSLLYKVDYDSMVNALNPNRKKIASQGVKSVRQRVGQLNEYLTNDFNNLSVFEFKDEVIKRLFNVDSIEKINRYELTEKDWKEIDELVNKKYKNWDWNYGLSPRYEYNRDARLSIGTVNFSFCVNEGKIEKCKISGDFFTKKPISELENVLVGTKMRYQELFNKLNSVNLNEYFFSELNAKEVTELILDINKYNPLFQKIKLKNHILDNRFVLSPMTLNLATKNGKMTKEEIDYALRRSHSATLQISGGAYFDDFGHLFEYGYSAKDDDDIESLAKLANAMKARGSVAILQLAHAGKWSVASIKEHGYVYGPSYEHLHTPIEHDVFELSIEQIKQIVTDYGKATIRAIKAGFDGVEISMAQRLLLQTFISKLVNKRTDEYGCQSLENRSRLLLEVITEIQRVIDDYADDNFIFGFRATPEETVGSEIGYTIEEFNSIMDLILNTANISYLAIASWGHDIYLNKVRSSEKYKNQLVNKVVYEHINKRIPIISSGGINTPEKCLEALEYSDLVGLSSVFVVEPEFAQKLKNNKPEEINLKLTTDRLDDLKIPSNTFKNIVRMFDYGETIPDETRQLLTKNSKKQY from the coding sequence ATGATTTTAATAGAACCTATTCGTAATGGTAAATATTTAAAAGACGGTGCATATTGATTAGCTATTCAAGTTTGAGCACTGAACAATTTAAACGTTGATGATACAATTGTATTTCCGGCTATTGCAGATCCGCATATTCAACTTGGTTACTTTCAAAACGCAGAAGTTGAGGTAAATCATCAATTTTTAACAGATAACAATATAAGCATAGTTCGTAGAGATACGGGCGGTGGTGCTATATATATCGATTCCAACGCAGTTAATATATGTTATATTATTCCTTATGACAAAAATAATAACATTCTTGGAAATTTCCAAAAATTTTATGAACCAACCATTCAAATTCTTAAAGAAATGGGGGCGAATAATATTGAACAAACAGGTAAAAACGATTTAACAATTAATGGACGTAAAGTATCGGGTGCAGCAATGATGCTCGCAAATAATAAAGTGTATGGCGGTTATTCTTTATTATATAAAGTAGATTATGATTCAATGGTTAATGCATTGAATCCTAACCGTAAAAAAATTGCTTCTCAAGGAGTTAAATCAGTAAGGCAAAGAGTAGGTCAACTTAATGAATACTTAACAAACGATTTTAATAATTTATCAGTATTTGAATTTAAAGATGAAGTTATTAAAAGATTATTCAACGTTGATTCCATCGAAAAAATTAATCGCTACGAATTAACTGAAAAAGACTGAAAAGAAATTGATGAATTAGTAAATAAAAAATATAAAAATTGAGATTGAAATTACGGTCTAAGTCCTAGATATGAGTATAATCGTGATGCAAGGTTATCTATAGGTACTGTAAACTTTTCATTTTGTGTAAATGAAGGAAAAATTGAAAAATGTAAAATAAGCGGAGATTTTTTTACAAAAAAACCAATTAGTGAATTAGAAAACGTACTCGTGGGTACAAAAATGCGTTATCAAGAATTATTTAATAAATTAAATTCCGTTAATTTAAATGAATACTTTTTTAGCGAATTAAATGCAAAAGAAGTCACAGAATTGATATTAGACATAAATAAATACAATCCATTGTTTCAAAAAATTAAATTAAAAAACCATATATTGGATAATAGATTTGTATTATCTCCTATGACATTAAATTTAGCTACTAAAAACGGTAAAATGACCAAAGAAGAAATTGATTATGCACTCAGAAGAAGTCATTCTGCTACATTACAAATTTCTGGAGGAGCTTATTTTGACGATTTTGGACATTTATTTGAATATGGATATAGCGCTAAAGATGATGATGATATTGAATCATTAGCTAAATTAGCGAATGCAATGAAAGCCCGCGGTTCAGTGGCGATATTACAATTAGCACATGCTGGTAAGTGATCTGTTGCTTCAATAAAAGAACATGGATATGTATATGGCCCTAGTTATGAACACTTACACACACCAATAGAACACGATGTTTTTGAATTGTCTATTGAACAAATAAAGCAAATTGTAACAGATTATGGTAAAGCAACTATAAGAGCAATTAAAGCTGGTTTTGATGGTGTTGAAATATCGATGGCTCAACGTCTATTACTGCAAACATTTATAAGTAAATTAGTTAACAAAAGAACAGACGAATATGGATGTCAATCATTAGAAAACCGTTCAAGATTATTACTGGAAGTCATCACTGAAATTCAAAGAGTTATTGATGATTATGCAGATGACAACTTTATATTTGGTTTCAGAGCAACGCCCGAAGAAACTGTTGGTAGTGAAATAGGTTATACAATTGAAGAATTTAATTCAATCATGGATTTGATATTAAATACTGCAAACATATCGTACTTGGCTATTGCATCATGAGGGCATGATATTTATTTAAATAAAGTACGCTCAAGTGAAAAATATAAAAATCAACTAGTGAATAAAGTTGTTTATGAACATATTAATAAACGTATACCAATAATTTCTAGTGGTGGTATTAATACTCCCGAAAAATGTTTGGAAGCATTAGAGTATTCAGATTTAGTTGGTCTTTCATCAGTTTTTGTTGTCGAACCCGAATTTGCTCAAAAATTAAAAAATAATAAACCTGAAGAAATAAATTTAAAATTAACAACAGACAGACTTGATGATTTAAAAATTCCTTCAAATACATTCAAAAATATCGTTAGAATGTTTGATTATGGTGAAACAATTCCGGACGAAACAAGACAATTATTGACTAAAAATTCAAAAAAACAATATTAA
- a CDS encoding alpha/beta fold hydrolase, giving the protein MNYKTDDLYPYPYIFKDNNSPENPIIFIHGFNSQPGVFKKIQNYWTKNDYYALWMPGCSGLELKNDHKPDVYFYAELLLNFIETHNLKNIILIGHSMGGGIISLAYKLKPHLFAKMIYLAPMNKTSLNVKDNYFDTYFPHDFDGFIKYMDALYFDISRFKNDEKWMKKYRMLFNKEDYCNDNIIELGKSLPNIDIMNDIESGMNKISVPSLLILGEKDGVIDRDECVEYFKHNIKDCQTFWIPKTGHMMFEENFEKFIEIIDSFINCKSSIVSIENLDFSYDKKNGVKIKKLNIEENNITVLLGPSGSGKTTLLNLIIGFLRTKNNAINIKNNPKIYEIGYIMQENNVYPNLSVFQNVYLSAKNYPAWVNSARLNAMEDVLLLLGKIKLLKTIKHKYELEINKPKQNKIKLTYLFNKFRFICSVLLLPKFVVFAHCLEHLRLKNMFKKEWKSISEKLGLSEYSNKKACLLSGGQKQRVAFAKAIIKKNKLIILDEPFSALDAKIKEQTIEWIIEIKNEYQLSIIMVTHDQQDAVKVGDKIILLNNGEVQQYSNPEELYNNPNNLFVAKFIGSPEINLINETDKYFEYIRHNNISINPSGTNRIINKKHLGDKIVYSIEYNKYTVNVLSNNNEFSIDQCVGIEFNKKDILKFDFEGKRIYE; this is encoded by the coding sequence ATGAATTATAAAACAGACGACTTATACCCATATCCGTATATATTTAAAGACAATAATAGCCCAGAGAATCCAATAATTTTTATACATGGTTTTAATTCACAACCTGGTGTTTTTAAAAAAATTCAGAATTATTGAACTAAAAATGATTATTATGCATTATGAATGCCTGGTTGTAGTGGTTTAGAGCTTAAAAACGATCACAAACCTGATGTCTATTTTTATGCAGAATTATTATTAAATTTCATTGAAACACACAATTTAAAAAATATTATCTTAATAGGGCATTCAATGGGCGGCGGAATTATTTCCTTGGCTTATAAATTAAAACCGCATCTGTTTGCAAAAATGATATATTTAGCTCCAATGAATAAAACTTCATTGAATGTTAAAGATAATTATTTTGATACTTATTTTCCACATGATTTTGATGGTTTTATTAAATATATGGATGCATTATATTTTGACATCTCACGTTTTAAAAACGACGAAAAATGAATGAAAAAATATCGCATGCTTTTCAATAAAGAAGATTATTGTAATGACAATATTATTGAATTAGGCAAATCATTGCCTAACATTGATATTATGAATGATATTGAATCAGGAATGAATAAAATTTCCGTTCCATCATTATTAATTCTTGGTGAAAAAGATGGTGTGATAGACAGAGACGAATGCGTTGAATATTTTAAACATAATATCAAAGATTGCCAAACTTTTTGAATACCAAAAACTGGTCATATGATGTTTGAGGAAAATTTCGAAAAATTTATTGAAATTATTGATAGCTTTATAAACTGTAAATCTTCTATAGTTTCAATCGAAAATTTAGATTTTTCATATGATAAAAAAAATGGTGTAAAAATTAAAAAATTAAATATTGAAGAAAATAATATAACAGTATTATTGGGACCATCAGGATCTGGTAAAACAACATTATTAAATTTAATTATTGGATTTTTAAGAACAAAAAATAATGCAATCAATATAAAAAATAATCCAAAAATATATGAAATTGGTTACATCATGCAAGAAAATAATGTATACCCTAATTTATCGGTGTTTCAAAATGTCTATTTAAGTGCTAAAAATTATCCAGCATGGGTAAATTCAGCAAGATTGAATGCTATGGAGGATGTATTACTTTTATTGGGCAAAATTAAATTATTAAAAACTATTAAACATAAATATGAATTGGAAATAAACAAACCTAAACAAAACAAAATTAAATTAACATATTTATTCAATAAATTCAGATTTATTTGTTCAGTGTTGTTGCTTCCAAAATTTGTTGTTTTTGCTCATTGTTTAGAACATTTAAGATTAAAAAATATGTTCAAAAAAGAGTGGAAAAGTATATCTGAAAAACTAGGTTTATCTGAATACTCTAATAAAAAAGCATGTTTACTTTCCGGCGGTCAAAAACAACGTGTTGCATTCGCTAAAGCTATTATCAAAAAAAACAAACTGATAATTCTAGATGAACCCTTTTCCGCACTAGATGCCAAAATAAAAGAACAAACAATTGAATGAATTATCGAAATAAAAAATGAGTACCAATTGTCGATAATAATGGTTACTCATGACCAACAAGATGCAGTTAAGGTTGGAGATAAAATCATATTATTGAACAATGGTGAAGTTCAACAGTACTCAAATCCAGAAGAATTATATAACAACCCCAATAATTTGTTTGTTGCAAAATTTATTGGTTCTCCGGAAATAAATTTAATTAATGAAACTGATAAATATTTTGAATACATAAGACACAATAACATTTCTATTAATCCAAGTGGAACCAATCGCATAATAAATAAAAAACATTTAGGAGATAAAATTGTGTATTCAATTGAATACAACAAATACACTGTTAATGTTTTATCAAATAACAATGAATTCAGTATTGATCAGTGTGTGGGGATTGAATTTAATAAAAAAGATATATTAAAATTTGATTTTGAAGGTAAACGTATTTATGAATAA
- a CDS encoding carbohydrate ABC transporter permease — protein sequence MNKFKQILIEKKDWIGYVYLLPLLFLIICFIFVPILNSFNSSLVIYPNKHNLTITSKGFDNYLDVLSDKQFYHAVKNSTLVLILGTALSFFIAFVISLSLESLISKMTSNLLLTLIYSQFYISSFAVGTAFIYLFGEKNIFFKAFGSDFSFYFGKSNIFWYYVIFQIWRSLPFNIVLFSASINKANIKYKRVMTIDNLSLFNKIKDIYLKEINKTIFVVICTNFIFAFLMYPYIVLDEHFPIESRNGHTVASYILKYLGIPKGEYWNKEKAFAASFSVLVFVFLNLIILHLLRPKFWKKLIQLIKHTKGEKNV from the coding sequence ATGAATAAATTTAAACAAATTTTAATAGAAAAAAAAGATTGAATTGGTTACGTATATTTATTGCCGTTACTGTTTCTCATAATTTGTTTTATATTTGTGCCTATATTAAATTCCTTTAACAGTTCTTTAGTTATTTATCCAAATAAGCATAACTTAACCATAACTTCAAAAGGTTTTGATAATTATTTAGATGTATTGAGTGATAAACAATTTTATCATGCAGTCAAAAATTCAACATTAGTACTTATTTTAGGAACTGCATTATCATTTTTTATAGCATTTGTAATTTCGTTATCTTTAGAGTCTTTGATATCTAAAATGACATCGAATTTATTATTAACTTTGATTTACTCACAATTTTATATATCTTCTTTTGCAGTTGGTACCGCATTTATATATTTATTTGGTGAGAAAAACATATTTTTTAAAGCTTTTGGTTCAGATTTCAGTTTTTATTTTGGTAAGTCAAACATATTTTGATATTACGTTATTTTTCAAATATGAAGATCCTTGCCTTTTAATATAGTTTTATTTTCCGCTTCAATAAACAAAGCCAATATTAAATATAAAAGAGTTATGACGATTGATAATTTATCGTTATTCAACAAAATTAAAGACATTTATTTAAAAGAAATTAACAAAACAATATTTGTTGTAATTTGTACAAATTTCATCTTCGCTTTTTTAATGTATCCTTATATTGTATTGGATGAACATTTTCCAATAGAATCTAGAAACGGTCATACAGTGGCTAGTTATATATTGAAATATTTAGGAATTCCTAAAGGTGAATACTGAAATAAAGAAAAAGCATTCGCAGCATCTTTCAGTGTATTGGTATTTGTCTTTTTAAATTTGATTATTTTACATTTATTAAGACCTAAATTTTGAAAAAAATTAATTCAATTAATAAAACATACAAAAGGAGAAAAAAATGTTTAA
- a CDS encoding glycerol transporter subunit C, with protein MTALQSNSTSASVTETLLIKEWNFDVFISLFNKKLLSSFLLTISSSILLVIIRIIVYSLAITGLIKIKSLRFKNYFVYFLLLISLIPEYVLYSSLKLELNNWNLTSYSWFSMITNGFVSFFIFAYTYKIAQNISDAKSRLIKIDNIKWYEKVMYVYLPELKLSYLLLIIFTTTSVWNDYLWPKYLLSSSGKTNITLWFLYPRTNDVPLPNMIAAGAIISMLIPLSTYLSFSKFINKSTR; from the coding sequence ATGACTGCACTACAATCAAATTCCACCTCAGCATCAGTAACTGAAACATTATTAATTAAAGAATGAAATTTTGATGTATTTATTTCTTTATTTAATAAGAAATTATTATCATCATTTTTATTAACAATATCTTCATCAATATTATTGGTTATTATTAGAATAATCGTTTATTCTTTAGCTATAACAGGTTTAATCAAAATCAAAAGTTTAAGATTCAAAAATTATTTTGTTTATTTTTTATTATTAATTAGTTTAATACCTGAATATGTTTTGTATTCATCTTTAAAACTTGAATTAAATAATTGAAACTTGACATCTTATTCATGATTTTCAATGATCACAAATGGTTTTGTAAGTTTTTTTATATTTGCATACACATATAAGATTGCGCAAAACATTAGTGACGCTAAATCTAGATTGATTAAAATTGACAATATTAAATGATATGAAAAAGTTATGTATGTTTATTTACCGGAACTCAAATTATCATATTTACTATTAATAATTTTCACAACTACATCAGTATGAAATGATTATTTATGACCTAAATATTTATTAAGTTCTTCTGGAAAAACGAATATTACTTTGTGATTTTTATACCCAAGAACAAATGATGTGCCCCTCCCAAATATGATTGCCGCAGGTGCCATTATATCTATGTTAATTCCTCTATCAACTTATTTAAGTTTTTCAAAATTTATCAATAAATCAACAAGATAA
- a CDS encoding P68 family surface lipoprotein, translating into MNIKNKKLLVLSCAAIGIIAPLSSVSCSADEKQENKDEQNQVQNKVIFSTAQGEDWPLMRGIKPLVDEYNKTQNTQEGFVEVELQTAEDHFNYEEIELLTSVKTSINEKSKIIPNIILGQHSGAYIISQYDRLLDMNENGINKTLFHSKINKLHSQLIGNEDKNSKLYSLPFDISDTDGLTFNLDLMNKIFEIVKAGGGNVDEKMPLYEKALKASTTGTSIPAKSIFNYIEAKSKTAFKDLNVNAKTFESLKSVRDFVKAFHNGIKFNKSSVDSSVKNGSLLAIDYQEEVFQKELASISNEKLWTIDSKGVDYTNILENKEVQDSFKNLWNDWNSALLTHDINVGEAASRSVNNSLAKKTLSAVSYKQNGASDWASYDIRTYDTAIAYAASVGRNYSMQSPWSKGYFKPDADTYASWASLTDVEHQSQLIKSSENGKKVYWEGGSSLIAIRNDNENLNTGTIKFLNWLYTGQINKVPNWIYFAQNTGYIIPYKEVLTNENLKLLKQKEQEEINKWKEDMEKNASHLINANNYHSAIVSLNSILKYIDKDAEVIEAKNNYNGDWTSFQIISEIKTTLLNNSSKNIKEKTNGERMLSSLIQIINNN; encoded by the coding sequence ATGAATATTAAAAATAAAAAATTATTAGTTTTATCATGTGCTGCCATTGGGATTATCGCACCACTAAGTTCAGTATCATGTTCAGCTGATGAAAAACAAGAAAATAAAGACGAACAAAATCAAGTACAAAATAAAGTTATATTTTCAACTGCACAAGGGGAAGACTGACCTTTAATGCGTGGTATTAAACCATTGGTTGATGAATATAATAAAACACAAAACACGCAAGAAGGATTTGTTGAAGTAGAATTACAAACTGCAGAAGATCACTTTAATTACGAAGAAATTGAATTATTAACAAGTGTTAAAACAAGTATAAACGAAAAAAGTAAAATTATTCCTAATATTATTTTAGGACAACATTCCGGAGCATATATCATAAGTCAATATGATCGTTTATTAGATATGAATGAAAATGGAATTAACAAAACATTATTTCATTCAAAAATAAATAAATTACATTCACAATTAATAGGTAATGAAGATAAAAATTCTAAATTATATTCATTGCCTTTTGACATTTCTGATACAGATGGATTGACATTTAATCTAGATTTAATGAACAAAATTTTTGAAATTGTCAAAGCTGGAGGTGGAAATGTTGATGAAAAAATGCCTTTATATGAAAAAGCACTTAAAGCAAGTACTACTGGAACAAGTATTCCAGCTAAAAGCATATTTAACTATATAGAAGCAAAATCAAAAACTGCATTCAAAGATTTAAATGTTAATGCAAAAACATTTGAATCTTTAAAATCAGTAAGAGACTTTGTTAAAGCATTTCACAATGGAATCAAATTTAATAAATCTTCAGTTGATTCTTCAGTAAAAAACGGGAGTTTATTGGCAATTGATTATCAAGAAGAGGTATTCCAAAAAGAACTAGCGTCTATTTCAAACGAAAAATTATGAACAATAGATAGCAAAGGCGTTGATTATACAAATATTCTAGAAAATAAAGAAGTTCAAGATTCGTTCAAAAATTTATGAAATGATTGAAACTCGGCATTACTTACACATGATATAAACGTTGGTGAAGCTGCATCTAGATCAGTTAACAATTCATTGGCTAAAAAAACTCTTTCAGCTGTAAGTTACAAACAAAACGGGGCTTCTGATTGAGCTAGTTATGACATAAGAACATATGATACTGCAATTGCTTATGCAGCATCTGTCGGTAGAAATTATTCAATGCAATCACCTTGATCAAAAGGATATTTCAAACCAGATGCAGATACTTATGCAAGTTGAGCTTCATTAACTGACGTTGAGCATCAAAGCCAGTTGATAAAATCAAGTGAAAATGGTAAAAAAGTATATTGAGAAGGTGGTTCATCTCTTATTGCTATTAGAAATGATAATGAGAATTTAAACACTGGAACAATTAAGTTTTTAAATTGACTATATACAGGACAAATTAATAAAGTTCCAAATTGAATTTATTTTGCACAAAATACAGGTTATATTATCCCTTATAAAGAAGTTCTAACAAATGAAAATTTAAAGTTGTTAAAACAAAAAGAACAAGAAGAAATTAACAAATGAAAAGAAGACATGGAAAAAAACGCAAGTCACTTAATAAATGCTAATAACTATCATTCAGCAATTGTTTCATTGAATTCTATACTTAAATATATTGATAAAGATGCTGAAGTTATTGAGGCAAAAAACAATTATAATGGTGACTGAACATCGTTCCAAATTATTTCAGAAATAAAAACAACACTATTGAATAACTCATCAAAAAATATCAAAGAAAAAACCAATGGTGAAAGAATGTTGAGCTCTTTAATTCAAATTATTAATAATAATTAA
- a CDS encoding glycine cleavage system protein H produces the protein MKIKDYLIIEKQNDLYTIRLSAELQDDLGTITFAQMNKKKFLNKDDTLMSIEASKAAIDIKAPISGKVYEFNKNAIENPRLLNSELNENNWVITLTDVDIKQYNLLEDY, from the coding sequence ATGAAAATAAAAGATTATTTAATTATAGAAAAACAAAATGATTTATACACGATAAGGTTAAGTGCTGAATTACAAGATGATTTAGGTACAATAACATTTGCACAAATGAATAAAAAAAAGTTTTTAAATAAAGATGATACCCTCATGTCAATTGAAGCATCGAAAGCTGCAATAGATATTAAGGCACCTATTTCCGGAAAAGTTTATGAATTTAATAAAAATGCTATTGAAAATCCAAGATTATTGAATTCTGAATTAAATGAAAATAATTGAGTCATTACATTGACGGATGTTGATATTAAACAATATAATTTATTGGAAGATTACTAA
- a CDS encoding deacetylase SIR2, with translation MKKNEFTNKMLRVKTLIEEADAIVVGVGSGMNLSDNIGNSEKRFNQNFNKFIEKYNLIDAMQTTLYNFNSKAEYWAFYSLYVYHNFINQPIGPSYLNLKKILHKKNYFIITTNNDSAFIISKFDQKKIFYKQGMLNSMRCSSLCQNNSYIDDDLIIAMCKQQKDFKVPQELIPRCPNCDAYLEINIRDALQGMIEDEYYEKAKQRYEFFLNKYNNKKIVFLELGVGCTTPHLIKWEFWNLVKNNINSSYVSVNKKRYRIEKSIRDRTIEINGDIAEFINKLV, from the coding sequence ATGAAAAAAAACGAATTCACAAATAAAATGTTGCGTGTAAAAACGCTTATTGAAGAAGCTGATGCCATTGTTGTTGGTGTTGGTTCTGGAATGAATCTAAGTGATAATATAGGTAACTCGGAAAAAAGATTTAATCAAAACTTCAATAAATTTATTGAAAAATATAACTTGATTGACGCAATGCAAACTACATTATATAATTTTAATTCCAAAGCTGAATACTGAGCTTTTTATTCATTGTATGTATATCATAATTTTATAAATCAGCCAATTGGGCCAAGTTATTTAAATTTAAAAAAAATATTACATAAAAAAAATTATTTTATTATAACAACTAATAATGATTCAGCTTTTATCATTTCTAAATTTGATCAAAAGAAAATTTTTTATAAACAAGGAATGTTAAATTCCATGCGATGTTCTTCACTTTGTCAAAATAATAGTTATATAGATGATGATTTAATTATTGCTATGTGTAAACAACAAAAAGACTTTAAGGTGCCGCAAGAATTAATTCCACGCTGTCCAAATTGCGACGCGTATTTAGAAATTAATATTCGTGATGCTTTACAAGGTATGATTGAAGATGAATATTATGAAAAAGCTAAACAAAGATACGAATTTTTCTTGAACAAATATAACAATAAAAAGATTGTGTTTTTAGAATTAGGTGTTGGTTGTACAACCCCGCATTTAATTAAATGAGAATTTTGAAATCTTGTAAAAAACAATATTAATTCATCTTACGTTAGTGTAAATAAAAAACGTTATCGTATTGAAAAAAGCATTCGTGATCGAACTATAGAAATTAATGGTGACATTGCAGAGTTTATTAATAAATTAGTTTAA
- a CDS encoding ribonuclease HIII — MNNIQDYIGCDETGVGDFYGPIVFVAAYIPVKNIQKIIDLGVKDSKKITDKKIMEIAPKLMELSIYRKSALSQQGNNKLAKFLNTNEVKLLYHFKNINAMEKEINKDSFIDQFSTLLSIEKYKTKLLKTSLDFKIPENNVLYETKAEDKILSVAVASIIARYLFLQAMSIQNEKYKVIFPLGASNKNIAFGKEFVKIYGKDELYNVAKANFKTIDEIIGSESK; from the coding sequence ATGAATAATATTCAAGATTATATAGGTTGTGATGAAACGGGTGTAGGCGATTTTTATGGCCCTATTGTTTTTGTTGCAGCGTATATACCAGTTAAAAACATACAAAAAATAATTGATTTAGGCGTTAAAGATTCTAAAAAAATAACAGATAAAAAAATAATGGAAATTGCACCGAAATTAATGGAGTTATCTATTTATCGGAAATCAGCTTTATCTCAACAAGGTAACAATAAGTTGGCGAAATTTTTAAACACAAATGAAGTCAAACTTTTATATCATTTTAAAAATATTAATGCAATGGAAAAAGAAATAAATAAAGATTCGTTTATTGATCAATTTTCAACACTCTTAAGTATTGAAAAATATAAGACAAAACTTTTAAAAACATCATTAGATTTCAAAATACCTGAGAATAATGTTTTGTACGAAACAAAAGCAGAGGACAAAATATTAAGCGTTGCTGTTGCTTCAATTATTGCTCGTTATTTGTTTTTACAAGCAATGAGCATTCAAAATGAAAAGTATAAAGTAATATTTCCTTTAGGTGCTTCAAATAAAAATATTGCTTTTGGTAAAGAATTCGTCAAAATATACGGAAAAGATGAATTATATAACGTTGCAAAAGCCAATTTCAAAACTATTGACGAAATTATTGGATCAGAGTCTAAATAA